In the Anaerostipes caccae L1-92 genome, GGTGAGATGAGGAGAGAGACTGTCGAAGACAAGCTGGTGATAGGCATAGAGGAGACGGATTTCTTTATCATTGAGAAGCGCCTCATCGACACCGTCCATATCAATAGGCACCAACGTCAGGTGCTCGAATTCTAAAAAGCTGCCGTATTCATTCTGCCGCTGTTTTTTGCACAGGAGCATGTTTTCTGTACGGATGCCATATTTTCCTGGTATATACACTCCAGGTTCGTCGGTTGTGACCATACCGGGCATCAGGACAGCATCCAGCTGATTGTCTCTGACCTGCCAGCGAAAGGCGTTGGGGCCTTCGTGGACTCCGAGAAAATGTCCGACGCCGTGTCCGGTTCCGCACCGGTAGTCGATTCCTTCTTCCCAGAGCGGGCCTCTGGCCAGAATGTCCAGGCTGCTTCCCCGGCATCCAAGAAGAAATTTAGCATCGGAGAGGGAAAGCATACTTTTTAATACAAGGGTAAAGTGCCGTCTTTCTTCTTCGGAGATATCACCTAAGATAAAAGTTCGGGTGACATCCGTCGTCCCGGTCAGATACTGGCCGCCCGAGTCGATCAGAAGCAGTCCTTCCGGTTTCAGGCAGACATCGGACTGTTCGGTGGAACAGTAGTGCATCATAGCCGCGTGATCTTTATAGGCACAGATGGTATCAAAGCTCGGGCCCTGATACAGAGGCTGTTTTCTGCGCTCCTCTTCCAGACGGTCCTGGACAGAACGCTCCGTCATAGGAACGGAACCGATGTTCTGCTTCAGCCAGAACATGAACTTTGTCATGGCAATGCCGTCAGATAAGTGACATTCTTTAAGCCCGCTGATCTGTGTCTCGTTTTTCACCGCTTTCATGCCGGAAGAAGGATTCTCACCAAAAATAATCTGGTTTTTTTCGAGCTCCTGGCAGAGTTTGTAGTTTACGGTATCGGGATCTATCAGTACGCTTCCCTTCTGTTTTGCCAAGAAAGAATCAATCTGTCCATAGGGCAGAATCGTTATTTTATCCTGTTCGAGACGGCGACTGACTTCTTCCGAAAGACAGGTTTCCCTCACAAACAGGCAGCAGTTTTCCTGTGTGATCCATGCATAGCTGTAAAACAGAGGCGTGCAGGGCATGTCATTGCCGCGCAGATTGAAGATCCATGCGATATCCGGCAGAGAGGCGATAAAATGAGCCTCTGCGGAAACTGTCTCCATGCAGCTGCGGATTCTTTTGAGCTTCGACGGCACAGATTCCCCGGCGTAAATATCTTCATGGATAAAAATCGGGGATGCTGCGGCAGCCGGACGGCCAGTCCAGAGATCCTCTGCGAGAGTATGATCTGTCTCAAGGACTGCTTTTTTTGAAGCAGCCAGCCTGGCCAGCTTTTTTCCATAAGAGGTATTGATCATACGGCCGTTTAAGCCGAGGACATCTCCTTCACTGAGATGCTCTGTGAGATATTCAAGGATCGTCGGAACGCCGGCAACACCCATCTTCATCAGCTTCATCTGCTCAGAATCGATCTGTGCTTCGGCCTGGGTAAAATATCTCCCGTCCGTCCAGAGCCGGCTTTCGGTCTGTTCTGCCAGGACTGCTCCGGATGATCCGGTGAATCCGGAGATGAACTGGCGGCACTTATAGTGAGCGTCCACGTATTCGGACTGGTGGGGATCTTCACTGGGAATCAAGTAATACGCAATGTTTTTTTCAATCATAGATTTTTGGAGCTTTGTCAGTGGTGTAGTCATAATTCAGAGCCTCCTTTTATTGTTGTGATTTTTATTATAACACGATATAATGAAAAATAGAATTTTAGAATATGTGCAGAAATTTTGCAGCTGAATGAGGAGGACATCAAAGATGAAAAACATGCTAGTGGCACAGTCAGGAGGACCGTCGGCGGCGATCAATGCAACCATCACCGGCGTGATCGACGCAGGACTTGCGAGCAGCCGGGTAGAACATGTATACGGTGCGCTGAATGGGATCAAAGGAGTATTAAACGAAAATTTTGTAATGCTGGATGACATATGCAGAAGCCCCGAGACAAGGGATCTGCTGGCCGTGACACCTGCAGCAGCGCTGGGGTCCTGCCGCTGGAAACTGAAAAATCCGGAAGAAGACAAGAGAGAGTTTGAGGAGATCATCCGGATCCTGAGAAAAAATAATATCGGATATTTTATTTATACCGGCGGAAACGATTCTATGGATACTGTCTATAAGCTTTCCGTATACTGCCGGGAACACGGAGTGGATGATATCAAGATCATGGGAGCTCCGAAGACCATCGACAACGATCTCGGAGAGACAGACCATTGTCCGGGATTTGGCTCTGCGGCCAAATTTATTGCCACCGCTTTTACAGAGATTGCGTGCGACTGTTATGTCTATGATATTCCGTCCGTGACGGTTGTGGAAGTCATGGGACGGAATGCGGGATGGCTGACGGCCAGTGCGGCCCTTGCAAGAAATGAAGCGAGACATGTGCCCCAGCTGATCTACCTGTGTGAGAGAGCATTTGATACGGAGCGTTTTGTGGAGGATGTAAAGGAAGCGCTGGAGCGGGAGAATAACATTATCATCGCGGTCAGCGAAGGATTAAAGGACGCCCGGGGAAATTACGTTGGAGAAGAAATGAAGTCCGGGAAAGAAGATGCTTTCGGACATAAATACCTGTCGGGCATTGGAAAATACCTGGAACAGGTGATCACGGACAAGATCAGCTGCAAGGTCCGCTCTGTGGAACTCAATATTCTTCAGCGCTGCGCCGGATATATGCTGAGTGAAACCGACATCATCGAATCCAGAAATCTGGGGGCCTTTGCCGCTGTCAGCGCCATCCGGGGTGAGAGCGGTAAGATGTCCGCTTTAAAACGGATGCCGGGAGATAACTATCAGGTTGAGATCGTACTGGCTGATCTGTCCAAGATTGCAAATGTTGAAAAGACAGTGCCTCTTGAGTGGATCACAGAAAACGGACATGATATCACGCAGGAGATGGTGGACTATTTAAGGCCTTTGATTCAGGGGGAAGTGCGGATTCCGTATAAAGACGGGGTTCCGGAACATTTTATTCTTTAAATCATTCAAATAAAAAAGAGGAACTTTTCTGTACCAATCCGGAAAAGTTCCTCTTTACGTTTCTGTTATTTATGGTTTTTCATAATATATTGGTTTAGCTCGGCTCCGATGAACAGGATCATCATACAGAAATACAGCCAGAACAGGGTAAGCAGAATACCGGTAAGACCCCCGTACATAATGCTGAAAAATTTAAAGTTATCAAAATAGATAGAAAACAGTGAGGACAAAATGATCCATCCCGCAGAGCTGAATATCACTCCCGGCATCACTTGTCTGGCTTTAAAATGTTCGCTTGGAAGAAAACGGTACATGATAAAAAATACCAGAAAAAATATAAAAAATGCAATGCCGAAACGGATCAGCAAAAATATAATATGCTGGTTGGACAGAAACGGGTAAAACTGATACAGCTGGTTCAGCAGTGTGTTTCCGAATAAGAGCACAATGATTCCGATCAGGACCGCTACCGCGATAAACGCAATATACATAGTGGAGATAAACCGGAGTACAAAATAATTCCGTTTTTCCGGGATCTCGTGGATCGTGTTCAGTCCGGTCATCATGGAAAGGATTCCTTTTGATGCGGACCACAGCAGGGTGATGATCGTGAATGACATGTAGGTTGTCGTGATTTTTCCATATAAGGAGTTGATGACGGCAACCAGACTGACGCTGTACTGTTCCGGCAGATAGTAGTTCACAAGGCCGATCAGGTCTTTCGGCGTCACGGGAACAAAGCGCATCAGGCTCAGCACAACGATCAGGAACGGGAAAAAAGAAAGCACCGTAAAGAATGCTGCCTGAGCAGAAAAGGCAGTGATATGATCCTTCTGAGCTTTCGCGATCACCGAATTCAGAAGGGCGATTAACTTTAACATATAAATACCTCTCAGATCATATTGATATAGCAAAATTTTGTTTTATACAAATAGTTTATATATTCTATCATAAGCATTTGAAATACTCAAGAAAAAGCTGGATACCACAGGAATACCGGGACAGCAGGAGAGAAAGATTTGTTTTCTCATAGAATAAATCTTAAAAATTTATAAACAAATTATAAAGAAAGTGGTTGACATAGAGGGTACACTTTGATAAAATTGGAAATAAGTTAAGGGAATAAGAAAGAAGGATTGTTACTGGTAATGCAGGCTAAACCAACTTATGGGATTTATACAGATAGATTTCGATAGGTGTGGTTTATTTTTTTTCTTAACTTAATATTTTACAATACGGAGTGGAACTGTGCAAATTACAAGAATTATAAATAATAATATTGTAATTTCAGAAGATAACAGCCATCGTGAAGTGGTACTAATGGGAAGAGGACTGGGCTTTCAGAGACATCCCGGAGATGTGATCGACTCAGATAAAGTCGAGAAGACTTACATAATGAAAGACCATGGAATGACACATCGCTTTCAGCAGATGGTAGCAGACATCCCCATTGAACGATTGGAAATATGTAATGAAATTATTCAATATGCAAAAGACACTTTGCAAAAGAATATCAATGACAATATTTATATTTCTCTCACAGACCATATTAATTTTGCCATTGAACGGGTAGAGATGGGTGTTCCCTTCCAGAATCCATTTTTATGGGAAATCAAAAAGTTCTACTATCAGGAATATCTGATCGGGCAGGCCGCCATCCGCATGATTGAGCGGAAGTTAAAGGTTACTCTGCCGCAGGATGAAGCGGCGTTTATCGCACTGCATATTGTCAATGCAGAACTGGATCTGGATATGACAGAGATGGTTTCCATGACCAAGCTCACACAGCATATCTTAAAGATCGTAGACGAGTGTTTTCCTGACCAGATGGATAAAGAATCTGTTTTTTACGAAAGATTTATCACACATTTGAAGTTTTTTGCACAGAGAATCTTTACAGGC is a window encoding:
- a CDS encoding aminopeptidase P family protein, whose protein sequence is MTTPLTKLQKSMIEKNIAYYLIPSEDPHQSEYVDAHYKCRQFISGFTGSSGAVLAEQTESRLWTDGRYFTQAEAQIDSEQMKLMKMGVAGVPTILEYLTEHLSEGDVLGLNGRMINTSYGKKLARLAASKKAVLETDHTLAEDLWTGRPAAAASPIFIHEDIYAGESVPSKLKRIRSCMETVSAEAHFIASLPDIAWIFNLRGNDMPCTPLFYSYAWITQENCCLFVRETCLSEEVSRRLEQDKITILPYGQIDSFLAKQKGSVLIDPDTVNYKLCQELEKNQIIFGENPSSGMKAVKNETQISGLKECHLSDGIAMTKFMFWLKQNIGSVPMTERSVQDRLEEERRKQPLYQGPSFDTICAYKDHAAMMHYCSTEQSDVCLKPEGLLLIDSGGQYLTGTTDVTRTFILGDISEEERRHFTLVLKSMLSLSDAKFLLGCRGSSLDILARGPLWEEGIDYRCGTGHGVGHFLGVHEGPNAFRWQVRDNQLDAVLMPGMVTTDEPGVYIPGKYGIRTENMLLCKKQRQNEYGSFLEFEHLTLVPIDMDGVDEALLNDKEIRLLYAYHQLVFDSLSPHLTDEEAGWLYHFLRIQNS
- a CDS encoding 6-phosphofructokinase; the encoded protein is MKNMLVAQSGGPSAAINATITGVIDAGLASSRVEHVYGALNGIKGVLNENFVMLDDICRSPETRDLLAVTPAAALGSCRWKLKNPEEDKREFEEIIRILRKNNIGYFIYTGGNDSMDTVYKLSVYCREHGVDDIKIMGAPKTIDNDLGETDHCPGFGSAAKFIATAFTEIACDCYVYDIPSVTVVEVMGRNAGWLTASAALARNEARHVPQLIYLCERAFDTERFVEDVKEALERENNIIIAVSEGLKDARGNYVGEEMKSGKEDAFGHKYLSGIGKYLEQVITDKISCKVRSVELNILQRCAGYMLSETDIIESRNLGAFAAVSAIRGESGKMSALKRMPGDNYQVEIVLADLSKIANVEKTVPLEWITENGHDITQEMVDYLRPLIQGEVRIPYKDGVPEHFIL
- a CDS encoding YihY/virulence factor BrkB family protein, with amino-acid sequence MLKLIALLNSVIAKAQKDHITAFSAQAAFFTVLSFFPFLIVVLSLMRFVPVTPKDLIGLVNYYLPEQYSVSLVAVINSLYGKITTTYMSFTIITLLWSASKGILSMMTGLNTIHEIPEKRNYFVLRFISTMYIAFIAVAVLIGIIVLLFGNTLLNQLYQFYPFLSNQHIIFLLIRFGIAFFIFFLVFFIMYRFLPSEHFKARQVMPGVIFSSAGWIILSSLFSIYFDNFKFFSIMYGGLTGILLTLFWLYFCMMILFIGAELNQYIMKNHK
- the licT gene encoding BglG family transcription antiterminator LicT, whose product is MQITRIINNNIVISEDNSHREVVLMGRGLGFQRHPGDVIDSDKVEKTYIMKDHGMTHRFQQMVADIPIERLEICNEIIQYAKDTLQKNINDNIYISLTDHINFAIERVEMGVPFQNPFLWEIKKFYYQEYLIGQAAIRMIERKLKVTLPQDEAAFIALHIVNAELDLDMTEMVSMTKLTQHILKIVDECFPDQMDKESVFYERFITHLKFFAQRIFTGNEVESDDTEFQEIIRNKYQECLDCVEKIRIYIKNTCNHDITDEEMMYLTVHIKRVITR